The genomic interval GGGCTGCGATCCGCGACGGCATGCGGTCTCCAGATCCCGGCGCGATCTGACCGGGTGCGGGATCTTGGGCCGGGATTCCCGACCGCGCAAGCCGCGCGGATCGCGGGGCGCGGACGGCTAGCGAGCCACGACCACGAACGCGGGGGAGTCGGCCGAGACGGGGCTGCGGTCGAAGTCGCCGTGGATCTCGATCTCGCGAAAGCCCGCGCGCGCGAGCAGGTGCTCGAGCTCGTAGCGCCAGAACCAGCGCATGCGGAAGCTCGCGAGCTCGTTCCCGACCACCCGTCCGTCGCGCCAGCGCTCGTAGCGGAAGCGCACGTCGAGAAGCTGAAGCGCCGGATCCCGCGTCACCGCCGCGTGTCGGACGATTTCCTCGCCCTCGTGGCCGAAGCGCAGGTCGACGGTCTCCGGCTCCTCGAGCGCCGCCATCCGCGCGAGCCTCGGCGCGAACACGTCGAAAGCGAAGCGGCCGCCGGGCGCGAGGTGCCGCCGCACGCAGGCCAGGCAGGCGAGTTGGTCTGCGACCCCGTACAGGTGCTGGAACGCGCGGAAGGCGGAGAAGATCAGCCCGAAGCGCTCGCCGGCCAGGTCGAAGCTCTGCATCGGCGCGTGCACGAGCCGGAGGTTCGGGAAGGTCGACTTCTGCCGGGTGCGCGCGAGCATGTGCTGCGAGGCGTCGAGGCCGGTGCACGGAAAGCCGAGCGCGGCGATCTGGAGCAGAACGCGGCCCGTGCCGCAGCCGAGCTCGAGCACCGGGCCCGCACCCTCGCGGGCGAGCTCGCGGTAGAACTCGACGTCACGGCCGTCGAGCTGCGGCAGGGGCAGGCGCGCGTAAGCGGCGTCGTAGAAGCGCGCGGTCGCCTGACCGTACTCTTCGTCGAGCGCGAGCGATTCGTTCGAACTCCCGGGCCCGGCCATGCGAGAATCCTAACCGTCGTGCGAATCCTGCGCCCCGATCTCGCGACCGGATCCGGAGCGTGAGTCCGTTCCAGTGGTACGTGGCGGCCGTGGGCGGCTGGTTCCTGGCCTTCGGCCTGCAGAGCGTGGTGGTCTCGACGAAAAT from Deltaproteobacteria bacterium carries:
- a CDS encoding class I SAM-dependent methyltransferase encodes the protein MAGPGSSNESLALDEEYGQATARFYDAAYARLPLPQLDGRDVEFYRELAREGAGPVLELGCGTGRVLLQIAALGFPCTGLDASQHMLARTRQKSTFPNLRLVHAPMQSFDLAGERFGLIFSAFRAFQHLYGVADQLACLACVRRHLAPGGRFAFDVFAPRLARMAALEEPETVDLRFGHEGEEIVRHAAVTRDPALQLLDVRFRYERWRDGRVVGNELASFRMRWFWRYELEHLLARAGFREIEIHGDFDRSPVSADSPAFVVVAR